A single region of the Pseudomonas sp. VD-NE ins genome encodes:
- a CDS encoding chemotaxis protein CheW, with the protein MHERRHNQRSSQLTGLLLPLADRNLILPNVAVAELIDYQASAFDLDTPPWYLGRVMWRERQIPLLSFESACGQKIVIGERARIVILNALGGLPELKFIALLVQGIPRSYKLDSQLSYVDVPLCALEQAAVQVGEQVAKVPDLLGLEELLVEAGLVH; encoded by the coding sequence ATGCATGAGCGCCGGCATAATCAGCGCAGCAGTCAGTTGACCGGGTTGCTGCTGCCGTTGGCGGATCGCAATTTGATCCTGCCTAACGTCGCTGTCGCTGAGCTGATCGATTACCAGGCCAGCGCCTTCGATCTGGATACGCCGCCGTGGTATCTGGGGCGGGTGATGTGGCGTGAGCGGCAGATTCCGTTGCTGAGTTTTGAATCGGCGTGCGGGCAGAAAATCGTCATTGGCGAGCGCGCGCGGATTGTGATTTTGAATGCGCTGGGTGGGTTGCCGGAGTTGAAGTTCATTGCGCTGCTGGTGCAGGGGATTCCGCGGTCGTACAAGCTCGACAGTCAGTTGAGTTATGTCGATGTGCCGTTGTGTGCGCTGGAGCAGGCGGCGGTGCAGGTCGGGGAGCAAGTGGCGAAGGTGCCGGATTTGTTGGGGCTGGAGGAGTTGTTGGTGGAGGCGGGGCTGGTCCATTGA
- the trhA gene encoding PAQR family membrane homeostasis protein TrhA, translated as MYHGERLNAWTHLVGAVAAFVGGVWMLVIACLDGSPWKIVSVAIYAFTLLVLYSASTVYHSVRGRKKAIMKKVDHFSIYLLIAGSYTPFCLVTLRGPWGWTLFGIVWGLALIGILQEIKPRSEARILSIVIYAVMGWIVLVAVKPLIAALGTTGFAWLASGGVLYTVGIIFFALDHRLRHAHGIWHLFVIAGSLLHFVAILFYVL; from the coding sequence ATGTATCACGGAGAACGATTGAACGCCTGGACCCATCTGGTCGGGGCGGTGGCGGCTTTTGTTGGCGGCGTCTGGATGTTGGTGATTGCCTGCCTGGACGGCAGCCCGTGGAAGATTGTCAGTGTGGCGATTTACGCTTTCACCCTGCTGGTGCTTTACAGCGCCTCGACCGTGTACCACAGCGTGCGCGGGCGCAAGAAAGCGATCATGAAGAAGGTCGATCACTTTTCGATCTACCTGCTGATTGCCGGTAGCTACACGCCGTTCTGCCTGGTCACCCTGCGCGGGCCGTGGGGCTGGACGCTGTTCGGGATTGTCTGGGGGCTGGCGCTGATCGGCATCCTGCAAGAGATAAAACCGCGTTCGGAGGCGCGGATTCTGTCGATAGTGATTTACGCGGTGATGGGCTGGATTGTGTTGGTGGCGGTGAAGCCGTTGATTGCGGCGTTGGGTACGACAGGTTTTGCCTGGCTGGCGTCGGGCGGGGTTTTGTATACGGTGGGGATTATCTTTTTTGCCCTTGATCACCGGTTGCGGCATGCGCACGGGATCTGGCATCTGTTCGTGATCGCCGGGAGTTTGCTGCACTTTGTCGCGATTCTGTTTTACGTCTTGTAG
- a CDS encoding LysR substrate-binding domain-containing protein, with protein MLIDEELTLKKLEVFLAFMRTGNLARAAAELQTSNVSVHRAIHSLESALRCPLFKHEGRNLTPLESAYVLEERAQKLINDVVESVRLTREAAGFSAERFKLGSLYSLTVKTVPQLIMGLKIRRSELNIDLILGSNIDLLYKLKNMEVDAILVSLDDSINDPDCEQIALFSDDIFLATPADSKFAQRSEVDLAEVRDETFITLTQGFATHQDGNRVFKQAGFEPKVAMQVNDIFTLLSMVSSGVGYALLPGRIAAVYENRVKLIPLQEKYRLQQHIGVVFLKAKERDPNLLALLAECRMYANRQLAD; from the coding sequence ATGCTGATCGACGAAGAATTGACCCTGAAAAAACTCGAGGTGTTCCTCGCTTTCATGCGCACCGGCAACCTCGCCCGCGCCGCCGCCGAGTTGCAGACCAGCAACGTCAGCGTGCATCGCGCGATTCACTCGCTGGAAAGCGCCCTGCGCTGCCCGCTGTTCAAACACGAAGGCCGCAACCTGACACCGCTGGAAAGTGCTTACGTCCTCGAAGAACGCGCACAGAAATTGATCAACGACGTCGTCGAAAGCGTACGTCTGACCCGCGAAGCCGCCGGGTTCTCCGCTGAACGCTTCAAACTCGGCTCGCTGTACTCGCTGACAGTGAAAACCGTACCGCAACTGATCATGGGCCTGAAGATTCGCCGCAGTGAACTCAATATCGACCTTATCCTCGGCTCGAACATCGACCTGCTCTACAAGCTGAAAAACATGGAAGTCGACGCGATTCTGGTGTCGCTGGACGACAGCATCAACGACCCGGATTGCGAGCAGATTGCGCTGTTTTCCGACGACATCTTCCTCGCCACCCCGGCGGATTCAAAGTTCGCCCAGCGCAGTGAGGTGGATCTGGCTGAGGTGCGCGATGAAACCTTCATCACCCTGACCCAAGGCTTTGCCACGCATCAGGACGGTAACCGGGTATTCAAGCAGGCGGGGTTCGAGCCGAAGGTGGCGATGCAGGTGAATGACATCTTCACGCTGTTGAGCATGGTCAGTTCGGGGGTGGGTTATGCGTTGCTGCCGGGAAGGATTGCAGCGGTGTATGAGAACCGGGTGAAGCTGATTCCGTTGCAGGAGAAGTACCGGTTGCAGCAGCACATTGGTGTGGTGTTTTTGAAAGCCAAGGAAAGGGACCCGAATTTGCTGGCGCTGTTGGCGGAGTGTCGGATGTATGCCAATCGGCAGTTGGCGGATTAA
- a CDS encoding triphosphoribosyl-dephospho-CoA synthase, translating into MHALNLQAKPLSLADRLADLAVDALIDEADLSPKPALVDRRGNGAHTDLHLGLMHASALSLWPAFKEMAEAAVEIGNVDSTLREAIGRIGREGEQAMLTTTNGVNTHRGAIWALGLLVTAAALEPQSSSANAVSLRAARLALLDDRHAPKPLSHGAQVALRYGARGAREEAQLGFPSVLQRGLPQLKRSRANGHGEQNARLDALLAIMTNLADTCVLYRAGEEGLHAMQSGAQAVLDAGGGASLSGRRRLHELDQQLIALNASPGGAADLLAATLLLDRIERDGILQGAF; encoded by the coding sequence ATGCACGCACTTAATCTGCAAGCGAAACCGCTGTCCCTGGCTGATCGATTGGCCGATCTGGCGGTGGACGCGCTGATCGACGAAGCTGATCTGTCGCCGAAACCGGCGCTGGTCGACCGTCGCGGCAATGGCGCGCACACCGATCTGCACCTGGGCCTGATGCACGCTTCGGCGCTGTCGTTGTGGCCGGCGTTCAAGGAAATGGCGGAAGCGGCGGTTGAAATCGGCAATGTCGATTCAACCTTGCGCGAAGCGATTGGCCGCATCGGACGTGAGGGCGAGCAAGCCATGCTCACAACCACCAACGGCGTGAACACGCATCGCGGTGCAATTTGGGCGCTGGGATTGTTGGTGACGGCCGCTGCACTGGAGCCACAATCCTCTAGTGCTAACGCAGTCTCTCTGCGCGCTGCACGTCTGGCCTTGCTGGATGATCGCCACGCACCCAAACCGTTGAGCCACGGCGCCCAAGTTGCCCTGCGTTACGGCGCACGCGGCGCTCGTGAAGAGGCGCAACTCGGCTTCCCATCGGTGCTGCAACGCGGCCTGCCGCAACTAAAACGCAGCCGCGCCAACGGCCACGGCGAACAGAACGCCCGGCTCGACGCCTTGCTCGCAATCATGACGAATCTGGCCGACACCTGCGTGCTCTACCGCGCCGGCGAAGAGGGCCTGCACGCCATGCAAAGCGGCGCGCAAGCAGTGCTCGACGCCGGTGGCGGCGCCAGCCTCAGCGGTCGCCGCCGCTTGCACGAACTGGATCAACAACTCATCGCATTGAATGCCTCGCCCGGTGGCGCCGCCGACTTGCTCGCCGCCACGCTGCTGCTCGATCGTATCGAGCGCGACGGCATCCTTCAGGGAGCGTTTTGA
- a CDS encoding malonate decarboxylase holo-ACP synthase: protein MVSTPLAHDLLWGMTPAQLPADAPLWAVESLAAGQPVVVRRALSAEGFVAVGVRGVLREQRLAAFMAVDSIACRVSPEALCHVECERDLPVMHALQQLRPMLDDCGWVWGVSGSVGFELASGFKAMHAASDLDLILRTPQLITRNQARKLVVLFDQAVCRVDLQLQTPFGAVALREWASGSARVLLKNAHQACLVTDPWNPQEQAA from the coding sequence GTGGTGAGCACGCCTCTGGCCCACGACCTGCTCTGGGGCATGACCCCGGCGCAGTTGCCGGCGGATGCGCCGTTGTGGGCAGTCGAGTCGCTGGCCGCCGGCCAACCGGTGGTAGTGCGGCGGGCGTTGAGTGCTGAAGGTTTTGTCGCGGTGGGCGTGCGCGGCGTGTTACGCGAGCAACGGCTGGCAGCGTTTATGGCGGTCGACTCGATTGCATGTCGCGTCAGTCCGGAAGCGCTTTGTCACGTTGAGTGCGAGCGCGATCTGCCGGTCATGCACGCGCTCCAGCAACTGCGGCCGATGCTCGACGATTGCGGTTGGGTCTGGGGTGTCAGCGGCAGTGTCGGGTTTGAACTGGCCAGTGGGTTTAAAGCGATGCACGCGGCTAGTGACCTCGATCTGATTCTGCGCACGCCGCAACTGATTACCCGCAATCAGGCACGCAAACTGGTCGTGCTTTTTGATCAGGCTGTGTGCCGGGTCGACCTGCAGTTGCAGACGCCGTTCGGTGCTGTGGCGTTGCGTGAATGGGCCAGCGGTTCGGCGCGCGTGCTGCTGAAAAATGCCCATCAGGCTTGCTTGGTGACCGATCCATGGAACCCCCAGGAGCAGGCAGCGTGA
- the madM gene encoding malonate transporter subunit MadM produces the protein MWDLIEKGLEHNGLVTAFAFVGVIMWVSVVLSKRLTFGRIHGSAIAIVIGLVLAWVGGTMTGGQKGLADLTLFSGIGLMGGAMLRDFAIVATAFEVQATEAKKAGLIGVIALLLGTILPFIVGACMAWAFGYRDAVSMTTIGAGAVTYIVGPVTGAAIGATSDVMALSIATGLIKAILVMVGTPVAARWMGLDNPRSAMVFGGLAGTVSGVTAGLAATDRRLVPYGALTATFHTGLGCLLGPSLLFFIVRGIVG, from the coding sequence ATGTGGGATCTCATCGAGAAAGGTCTGGAACATAACGGGCTGGTCACTGCATTCGCTTTTGTCGGCGTGATCATGTGGGTGTCGGTGGTTCTGTCCAAACGCCTGACGTTCGGACGCATTCACGGCTCGGCGATCGCCATCGTTATTGGTCTGGTTTTGGCGTGGGTCGGCGGCACCATGACCGGCGGGCAGAAAGGTCTGGCGGATCTGACACTGTTCTCCGGTATCGGCCTGATGGGCGGGGCGATGCTGCGTGACTTTGCGATTGTGGCCACGGCGTTTGAAGTGCAGGCGACCGAGGCGAAGAAGGCCGGGTTGATTGGTGTGATCGCGTTGCTGCTGGGCACGATTCTGCCGTTCATTGTCGGCGCGTGCATGGCCTGGGCGTTTGGTTATCGTGATGCGGTGAGCATGACCACCATTGGCGCCGGGGCGGTGACTTACATTGTTGGGCCAGTGACCGGTGCGGCGATTGGCGCGACCTCGGATGTGATGGCGCTGTCGATTGCCACCGGGTTGATCAAGGCGATTCTGGTGATGGTCGGCACGCCGGTCGCGGCGCGCTGGATGGGCCTGGATAACCCGCGTTCGGCGATGGTGTTTGGTGGCTTGGCCGGGACTGTCAGTGGCGTTACAGCTGGGTTGGCGGCGACGGATCGGCGGTTGGTGCCTTATGGGGCGTTGACGGCTACGTTTCATACCGGGCTTGGGTGTTTGCTGGGGCCATCGCTGTTGTTTTTCATTGTTCGCGGGATTGTGGGTTGA
- the mdcA gene encoding malonate decarboxylase subunit alpha, translating into MTTTISPDSRWTRRRDEKQRRLDKVRGLADGVVLPTDKIVAALEALIHPGDRVVLEGNNQKQADFLSRSLAKADPEKLHDLHMIMPSVGRSEHLDLFERGIARKLDFSFAGTQSLRISQLLEDGLLEVGAIHTYIELYARLVVDLIPNVVLSAGFMADRAGNIYTGPSTEDTPALIEPAAFSDGIVIVQVNQLVDDVSELPRVDIPASWVDFVVVADKPFYIEPLFTRDPRHIKPVHVLMAMMAIRGIYEKHNVQSLNHGIGFNTAAIELILPTYGESLGLKGKICRNWTLNPHPTLIPAIESGWVESVHCFGTELGMENYIAARPDVFFTGRDGSLRSNRMFCQLAGQYAVDLFIGATLQVDGDCHSSTVTRGRLAGFGGAPNMGHDPRGRRHGTPAWLDMRHDDSQQPMLERGKKLVVQMVETFQEGGKPTFVETLDAVEVAKKSGMPLAPIMIYGDDVTHLLTEEGIAYLYKARSLEERQAMIAAVAGVTAIGLRHNPKDTERMRREGLIALPEDLGIRRTDATRELLAAKSVADLVEWSGGLYNPPAKFRSW; encoded by the coding sequence ATGACAACAACAATTTCCCCCGACTCGCGCTGGACGCGGCGGCGCGATGAGAAGCAGCGCCGCCTCGACAAGGTGCGCGGGCTGGCCGACGGTGTGGTGTTGCCCACCGACAAGATCGTCGCCGCGCTCGAAGCGCTGATCCACCCCGGCGACCGTGTGGTACTCGAGGGCAACAACCAGAAGCAAGCGGATTTCCTTTCGCGTTCGCTGGCCAAAGCCGATCCGGAAAAGCTCCACGACCTGCACATGATCATGCCCAGCGTCGGTCGCTCTGAGCACCTTGACCTGTTCGAACGTGGCATCGCCCGCAAACTCGATTTCTCCTTCGCCGGCACTCAAAGCCTGCGCATCAGCCAGTTGCTCGAAGACGGCCTGCTGGAAGTCGGCGCGATCCACACTTACATCGAACTCTATGCCCGACTGGTGGTGGACCTGATCCCCAACGTCGTGCTCTCGGCCGGTTTCATGGCCGACCGCGCCGGCAACATCTACACTGGCCCGAGCACCGAAGACACACCGGCATTGATCGAACCCGCCGCGTTCAGCGACGGCATCGTCATCGTCCAGGTCAACCAATTGGTCGACGACGTCAGCGAACTGCCGCGAGTGGACATTCCTGCGTCGTGGGTCGATTTCGTCGTGGTGGCGGACAAGCCGTTCTACATCGAACCGCTGTTCACCCGCGACCCACGCCATATCAAGCCTGTGCACGTGTTGATGGCGATGATGGCGATCCGTGGCATCTACGAAAAACACAACGTGCAGTCGCTCAATCACGGCATCGGTTTCAACACCGCCGCCATCGAATTGATCCTGCCGACCTACGGCGAATCCCTCGGCCTCAAAGGCAAGATCTGCCGCAACTGGACGCTCAACCCGCACCCGACGCTGATCCCGGCGATAGAGAGCGGCTGGGTCGAAAGCGTGCATTGCTTCGGCACCGAACTGGGCATGGAAAATTACATCGCCGCGCGCCCGGACGTGTTCTTCACCGGTCGCGACGGCTCGCTGCGTTCCAACCGGATGTTCTGTCAGCTCGCCGGGCAATACGCGGTGGATCTGTTTATCGGCGCGACGTTGCAGGTCGATGGCGATTGCCATTCCTCAACCGTGACCCGAGGCCGCCTCGCCGGCTTCGGCGGTGCGCCGAACATGGGCCACGACCCGCGCGGTCGCCGTCACGGCACCCCGGCGTGGCTGGACATGCGCCACGACGACTCGCAGCAACCGATGCTCGAACGCGGTAAAAAACTCGTGGTGCAAATGGTCGAGACCTTCCAGGAGGGTGGCAAACCGACCTTCGTCGAAACCCTCGACGCCGTGGAAGTGGCGAAGAAAAGCGGCATGCCGCTGGCGCCGATCATGATCTACGGCGACGACGTCACCCACCTGCTCACCGAAGAAGGCATCGCCTACCTGTACAAGGCGCGCTCGCTGGAAGAGCGCCAGGCGATGATCGCCGCAGTCGCCGGTGTCACCGCCATCGGCCTGCGCCACAACCCGAAAGACACCGAACGCATGCGCCGTGAAGGCCTGATCGCCTTGCCCGAAGACCTCGGCATCCGCCGCACCGACGCAACTCGCGAATTGCTCGCGGCGAAAAGCGTGGCCGATCTGGTCGAGTGGTCCGGCGGCCTGTACAACCCGCCCGCCAAATTCAGGAGCTGGTAA
- the madL gene encoding malonate transporter subunit MadL produces MIIYGVALLAICTLAGVIMGDMLGVLLGVKSNVGGVGIAMILLICARLWMQKRGGMTKECEMGVGFWGAMYIPVVVAMAAQQNVVTALHGGPVAVLAAIGSVVVCGCTIALISRTHKGEPLPDEPAEVSPVGTPVGGR; encoded by the coding sequence ATGATTATTTACGGTGTGGCGCTGCTCGCGATCTGTACGCTGGCAGGGGTGATCATGGGTGACATGCTCGGCGTGTTGTTGGGCGTCAAATCCAATGTCGGCGGGGTCGGCATCGCCATGATCCTGTTGATTTGCGCGCGGTTGTGGATGCAGAAGCGCGGCGGCATGACCAAGGAATGCGAGATGGGCGTCGGCTTCTGGGGCGCGATGTACATTCCGGTGGTGGTGGCGATGGCGGCGCAACAGAACGTTGTCACCGCGCTACACGGCGGCCCGGTGGCGGTGCTGGCGGCGATCGGTTCGGTGGTGGTTTGTGGCTGCACGATTGCCCTGATCAGCCGCACGCATAAAGGCGAGCCATTGCCCGACGAACCGGCGGAAGTCTCCCCGGTCGGCACGCCAGTAGGGGGTCGCTGA
- the mdcE gene encoding biotin-independent malonate decarboxylase subunit gamma translates to MSGYSLRGLNWFDALSTGAKAVEGLPPSLRVADGELGRFIAVVADPDNRFLRARNGEVGLLEGWGLAKAVDDAITADRDKAQKRPIIAIVDVPSQAYGRREEALGIHQALAGAADSYARARLAGHPVIALLVGKAMSGAFLAHGYQANRLIALRDPGVMVHAMGKASAARVTLRSVEELEALAASVPPMAYDIDSYASLGLLWETLSVQQIEQPTAEDLARVNECLKQAIGDIASTDLSNRLGAKNRAASSRVRELLRAQW, encoded by the coding sequence ATGAGCGGTTATTCATTGCGCGGTTTGAACTGGTTCGACGCCTTGAGCACCGGAGCGAAAGCCGTTGAGGGTTTGCCGCCATCGCTGCGGGTTGCCGATGGTGAACTTGGGCGTTTTATCGCTGTGGTCGCTGATCCGGACAATCGTTTTCTGCGTGCGCGCAATGGTGAAGTCGGCTTGCTTGAAGGCTGGGGTCTGGCCAAGGCCGTGGATGACGCGATCACGGCTGACCGCGATAAAGCGCAGAAGCGCCCGATCATCGCCATCGTCGATGTGCCGAGCCAGGCTTATGGTCGGCGCGAAGAAGCCCTCGGCATTCATCAGGCGCTGGCCGGTGCGGCGGACAGTTATGCCCGCGCGCGTTTGGCTGGGCATCCGGTGATTGCGTTGTTGGTCGGTAAAGCGATGTCCGGGGCGTTTCTGGCTCATGGTTATCAGGCCAATCGTTTGATTGCGCTGCGCGATCCCGGCGTGATGGTGCATGCGATGGGCAAGGCTTCGGCGGCGCGGGTAACCTTGCGCAGTGTTGAAGAACTGGAAGCGCTGGCCGCCAGTGTGCCGCCGATGGCTTATGACATCGACAGTTATGCGAGCCTCGGTTTGCTCTGGGAAACCCTGTCGGTGCAACAGATTGAGCAGCCGACGGCGGAGGATCTGGCACGGGTGAACGAATGCCTGAAACAGGCCATCGGCGATATCGCCAGCACTGACTTGAGCAATCGCCTCGGCGCTAAAAATCGTGCTGCTTCCAGCCGTGTACGCGAGCTGCTGAGGGCGCAGTGGTGA
- a CDS encoding malonate decarboxylase subunit delta has translation METLSFEFPAGQPPRGRALVGCVGSGDLEVLIEPGLAGKLTINVQTSVNGAQLRWQHLFARMFDGTTPPAMAIDIHDFGATPGVVRLRLEQGFEEIGHD, from the coding sequence ATGGAAACCCTATCGTTTGAATTCCCCGCCGGTCAGCCGCCACGCGGTCGTGCGCTGGTCGGTTGTGTCGGCTCGGGTGATCTGGAAGTGCTGATCGAGCCGGGCCTGGCCGGCAAGCTGACGATCAATGTGCAGACCTCGGTCAACGGCGCGCAACTGCGCTGGCAGCACCTGTTTGCGCGGATGTTCGACGGCACCACGCCGCCGGCAATGGCCATCGATATCCACGACTTCGGCGCGACGCCGGGGGTGGTGCGCTTGCGTCTGGAACAAGGTTTCGAGGAGATCGGCCATGACTGA
- a CDS encoding 16S rRNA (uracil(1498)-N(3))-methyltransferase, whose translation MRLSRFFIDAPLSTGEHELPEAQAHYISRVLRMTEGDAVQLFDGSGHEFRGALLEVGKKRVTVQIDEQFAGQVESPLHIHLGQGLSRGERMDWAIQKATELGVNEITPIFSDRCEVRLKDERADKRLLHWRQVAISACEQCGRSRVPVIHPPVLLADWIKQTEAELKLVLHPVAEPLVSHAKPATLAFLIGPEGGLTDAEVEQAKGNGFHAARLGPRVLRTETAPVVALAVAQQLWGDF comes from the coding sequence ATGAGACTGTCCCGCTTCTTTATCGATGCCCCCCTGAGCACCGGCGAACACGAATTGCCGGAAGCCCAGGCGCATTACATCAGCCGCGTGCTGCGCATGACCGAGGGCGATGCAGTGCAGTTGTTCGACGGCTCTGGCCATGAGTTCCGCGGTGCTCTGCTGGAAGTCGGCAAGAAGCGCGTGACCGTACAGATCGACGAGCAATTCGCCGGTCAGGTCGAATCGCCGCTGCACATCCACCTCGGCCAGGGCCTGTCCCGTGGCGAGCGCATGGATTGGGCGATTCAGAAAGCCACCGAACTGGGCGTGAATGAAATCACGCCGATCTTCAGTGATCGTTGCGAAGTCCGCCTCAAGGACGAACGCGCCGACAAACGCCTGCTGCACTGGCGTCAGGTGGCGATCAGCGCCTGCGAGCAATGTGGGCGTTCGCGGGTGCCGGTGATTCATCCGCCGGTGTTGTTGGCGGACTGGATCAAGCAGACTGAAGCCGAGTTGAAACTGGTGTTGCATCCGGTGGCAGAGCCGTTGGTGAGTCATGCCAAACCGGCGACGCTGGCGTTTCTGATCGGGCCTGAAGGCGGTTTGACGGATGCCGAAGTCGAGCAGGCCAAAGGCAACGGCTTCCACGCCGCCCGCCTCGGTCCGCGCGTGCTGCGCACCGAGACGGCGCCGGTCGTGGCGTTGGCGGTAGCCCAACAATTGTGGGGTGATTTCTAG
- the mdcH gene encoding malonate decarboxylase subunit epsilon gives MSSLLVFPGQGAQQAGMLQRLPRETLVEASDVLDEDVLLLDSAQALRTTRAVQLCLLIAGVAASRQLLQDGLTADYVAGLSIGAYPAAVVAGALSFSDALHLVSLRGELMQQAYPQGYGMTAIIGLQLSTVESLLAQVHSEDSPVYLANINANNQVVIAGSDKAMQAVADLARSRGAGLAKRLAVSVPSHCPLLEKPAQTLAEAFAKVELTTAKIAYLSGSRARPVTKVEALRDDLAFNMCRVVDWRGTVQSAYERGVRLQIELPPGAVLTGLARRVFEQGTVTAFDSARLDTLQALLREEGGRQL, from the coding sequence GTGAGCAGTCTGCTGGTGTTCCCCGGCCAGGGCGCGCAGCAAGCGGGCATGCTTCAGCGCTTGCCTCGGGAAACCTTGGTCGAGGCCAGTGATGTGCTCGATGAGGATGTTTTGCTGCTCGACTCTGCTCAAGCATTGCGCACGACAAGGGCGGTTCAGCTGTGCTTGCTGATCGCCGGAGTCGCTGCTTCGCGGCAGTTGTTGCAGGACGGACTCACGGCGGATTACGTCGCCGGTCTATCCATTGGCGCTTACCCGGCAGCGGTGGTCGCCGGGGCGCTGAGCTTCAGCGACGCGTTGCATCTGGTCAGCCTGCGCGGTGAGTTGATGCAGCAGGCTTATCCACAAGGCTACGGCATGACCGCGATCATCGGTCTGCAGTTATCCACAGTCGAATCGCTGCTGGCGCAGGTACACAGCGAGGATTCGCCTGTGTATCTGGCCAACATCAACGCAAACAATCAGGTGGTGATTGCCGGCAGTGACAAGGCCATGCAAGCGGTCGCGGATCTGGCGCGCAGTCGTGGTGCCGGTCTGGCAAAACGTCTGGCGGTAAGTGTGCCGTCGCACTGCCCATTGCTGGAAAAACCGGCGCAAACCCTCGCCGAAGCGTTCGCCAAGGTTGAACTGACAACCGCGAAAATCGCTTACCTGAGCGGCAGCCGCGCGCGCCCTGTGACCAAAGTTGAAGCGCTGCGCGACGACCTCGCCTTCAACATGTGCCGCGTGGTGGATTGGCGCGGCACCGTGCAAAGCGCTTACGAGCGCGGCGTACGTTTACAGATCGAACTGCCGCCCGGTGCGGTGCTGACCGGGCTGGCGCGCCGGGTGTTCGAACAAGGCACCGTGACTGCCTTCGACAGTGCGCGCCTCGACACCTTGCAGGCGCTGTTGCGAGAGGAGGGTGGCCGCCAACTCTAA
- a CDS encoding biotin-independent malonate decarboxylase subunit beta: MTDSAALLNKHSFVELGARQRAKALLDAGSFRELLDPFQRVMSPWLERQGVVPQADDGVVIAKGSLDGLPVVIAAIEGAFQGGSLGEVGGAKIAGALELAAEDNRKGIPTRAVLLLETGGVRLQEANLGLAAIADIHAAIVDLQQYQPVVGVVAGSVGCFGGMSIAAALCSYLLVTQEARLGLNGPQVIEQEAGIEEYDSRDRPFIWSLTGGEQRFASGLVDRYVADDVANIRQQVGELLQQGLPTQPRSQCAEWFLQRLSSLNTDPQIEPSVVRDLYQGERS; the protein is encoded by the coding sequence ATGACTGACAGCGCAGCGCTTTTGAACAAACACAGCTTCGTCGAACTCGGCGCGCGGCAACGGGCGAAAGCCTTGCTCGATGCCGGCAGTTTTCGCGAATTGCTCGATCCGTTTCAACGGGTGATGTCGCCGTGGCTTGAACGTCAGGGCGTGGTGCCGCAGGCCGATGACGGCGTGGTGATTGCCAAGGGTAGTCTCGACGGTTTGCCAGTGGTCATCGCCGCAATTGAAGGCGCGTTTCAGGGTGGCAGCCTTGGCGAAGTCGGCGGAGCAAAAATTGCCGGCGCGCTGGAGCTGGCGGCTGAAGACAACCGCAAAGGCATTCCGACCCGCGCGGTGTTGCTGCTGGAAACCGGTGGTGTGCGCTTGCAGGAGGCCAATCTCGGGTTGGCGGCGATTGCTGATATTCATGCGGCGATTGTCGATTTGCAGCAGTACCAACCGGTGGTCGGTGTGGTCGCTGGCAGCGTTGGTTGTTTCGGTGGTATGTCGATTGCGGCGGCGCTGTGCAGCTATTTGCTGGTGACTCAGGAAGCGCGCCTCGGTTTGAACGGCCCGCAAGTGATTGAGCAGGAAGCGGGGATCGAGGAATACGACTCGCGCGACCGGCCATTCATTTGGAGCCTGACCGGTGGCGAGCAGCGGTTTGCCAGTGGTCTGGTGGATCGTTATGTGGCCGATGACGTGGCGAATATTCGTCAGCAGGTTGGTGAATTACTGCAGCAGGGTTTGCCGACACAGCCACGCAGCCAGTGCGCCGAATGGTTTCTGCAACGCCTGAGCAGTCTGAACACTGACCCGCAAATCGAGCCGTCGGTGGTTCGCGATCTGTATCAAGGAGAGCGCTCATGA
- a CDS encoding DUF6124 family protein: MIKPTPNPPLTDPASPYESPDSKKFHEAAERALDHYLGPTNADLMATPYTPNTLYMANPNADTESLLADASETLGSATVMLNNHAAMVEGTHRKTVQGIAQVVMVAEMAVNRLLDRLVPTE; this comes from the coding sequence ATGATTAAACCTACGCCTAACCCCCCGCTCACCGACCCGGCATCCCCCTACGAATCCCCCGACTCGAAGAAATTCCACGAAGCCGCCGAGCGCGCCCTCGACCATTACCTTGGCCCGACCAACGCCGATCTGATGGCCACGCCTTACACCCCCAACACGCTGTACATGGCCAATCCCAATGCCGACACCGAATCCCTGCTGGCCGACGCCAGTGAAACCCTCGGCTCGGCCACGGTGATGCTTAACAACCATGCGGCAATGGTGGAAGGTACGCACCGCAAGACTGTGCAGGGTATTGCTCAGGTGGTGATGGTGGCGGAAATGGCCGTCAACCGTTTGTTGGATAGGTTGGTGCCGACGGAGTGA